DNA from Planctomycetota bacterium:
CACGCTGCCCTTTGGCAAGACGCGAACCAAGGCCGCCCCGACGCTGACGCCCGCGTTGAGTCCGGCCGGGCAGTTCGAAGGCGGACTGAGCATGGAAGAGGACGACGAGGAGTTCACCGACCGCCCCGCCGGGTTGCTCCTGGACGAAGACGAGCTTCAGGACGAGGACGAGATCACTACGTCTGAGCCGCTCGCCGCGCCGCAGCGTCGCGTGGGTCGATCGGTGCGTCTCATCGCCTGGGCGATCGCCCGGGATGCCGCGGCGTGGCGTCGTCGTGACGAGCGGCCCAACCTGCAGCTCGCCCGTCGCGGCCACCGCTCCGCCGCATCGACAGCGGTCTGGCGCAGTGCACGCGGCCTTGCCGAACAGATCATCCTCGAGCGCGAAGCTGCCGGACACAGCGGCCGCATGCCACAAACCGCCGCCGTCATCGCCGCGCGTGCTGGTGCCGGCACGTCGACGGTCGCCCTGCACCTCGCCGGCGTCTTTGCCGAGCGCGTGCTCGAAGAGACCGAGCGTCGCGAAGGCGACATCGCCGACAAGGAGCCGGCGCTCGTCCTGCGTCCGCTGCTCGACGCAACCGAGACCTTCGAGGCGGACGATGACGGCAACCCGGTGCTTTCCGACGTGAGAGAGACTGCCGTGCCAGGCCTGTCGGAAGCGACCATCAACGTCACGCGGACGGCCGAGCTTCGCAAGGCGATCGACGTCGCTCGTCGCAGCTATCGCCACGTCGTGCTCGATCTTCCGCCCGTCTTCGACGACGTCGACCTCACCGGCCGTGACATCGGCCAAGGGCTTGGCGACGAGAGTGGCCCACGACTGGCCGCACTGGCGGAAGTGACGGTGCTCGTCATGGAAGCGGACGCGCTCCGTCGCGAGGCGGCGGGTCGCGCGGTCGAGCGACTGCAGCGTGCCGGGGCGGACGTGGCAGTCGCGGTCTTGAACAAGCGGAACTACCCGGTGCCGGGCTGGCTGTACCGCCGGGCGTGATCGATCCCGAGCCTTCGCCAGTGACCCGCCGATGACGCTTGTCGTGCCCTACGAGTCCGACGCCAAGGAGGAACCGACGCGACGCCAAACCATGCGTCGCGGCCTGCGTTTGGGTCTGACACTCGGCGATCAGGCGGTCGTCAGCGGAACCAACTTCCTGTCGAACGTCATGCTCGCCAAGGCCCTGGCCAAGCCGGAGCTGGGCGTCTACGGCATGGCATTCGCCGGCTTGCTCTTTGCGACCGAGGCGGTCCACGCACTCGTCTCGACGCCGCACCAGGTGTTGCTGGCACGACGCGAAAAGGCCGAGCGATCCATCTTCAACGGCAGCGCGCTGACGCACGCACTGGGCGTCGGCCTGCTCGTCTCCGGCATCGTCGCGATCGTCGCACTCGCCGGCGGCGGGACGACATTCGCGACGCTGGCAGCGATGGCGTGGGCGGTGCTGCTGCGGTACTTCGTCCGAGTCTTCTGCTTCACCACCGGCACGCCCGGCTGGGCCTTGCCGCTGGACGTGATCACGTCAGTCATCCAGCTGGGCGGCATCTGGATTCTGTGGCAAACCGGCAACCTCTCTGCGACGACCGCACTGCTCACGCTCGGCACGGCCAACGTGGTCTCGGCGAGCGTCGTCCTTCTTGCCAGACGACGCGAGTTCCGGATCCAGTGGCACCGCGTGCTGACCGACCTGTCCGCCACGTGGTCGCTTTCGCGTTGGATCTTCGCCAGCGGCATCGTCTGGACCGTCGGCACCCACGGCTATCCGCTGCTCATCGGCGTCGTGCGCGACAAGTCGAGTGCCGGCATCTGGTTCGCCTGCTACGGCCTGGCGGCGATCGCGAATCCGCTACTCATGGGCATCACCAACAGCCTCGGGCCTGCCGTTGCCAATCGCGCGGCCAGTGGGTCAGCGAGTGATCTCAAACGCTTTGTCGGCATCGCGTCGCTCGCCTTTGCGGGCGTGATGTCCGTCTACGCGACGGCAGCGTTTTTCCTTGGTGAATGGATGCTGCAATTGCTCTACGACGACAAGTACGCCGGCTTCGGCAACGTCGTCGGCATCATGGCGCTGGTCAGCATCGTCCACGCACTCGGCTTTGCCAGCAGTCGCGGCCTGTTCGCACTGGATGCGGCGCGACCCGACTTTGTCGCCAACATCCTCGCGCTGGGCGTCATGCTCGGTGCCGGCACGTGGCTCACCTGGAGCTTCGGCATTCGCGGCGCGGCGGTGGCGATGGTGCTGAGCGTCGCGACTGGCAACGTCTATCGCATCGTCTGCTTCTTCCGACGCGTGCGCGAAAAGGCAGGTGAGGCATGACGACGATGCCACTGACGCCGACGCTGGCCGACCCCGCGCCGTCGCGGGCGAGGTGGCTGCTGGCATTGATGATCTTCGGCTGCTTCTTCCTAGCGACGCAGAACCTTGGCAGCCCGCTGGAGTGGCGCGACGACGGCAGCGCCGACATCGCCAGCCGCGTTGATCGCGTGGCCGGCGGACAGGCGACGCGGCAGATCGGCTTCCTCGCCCTTGCCGGCTTTGGCACGCTGGGCCTGCTCTTGCCGAGCAAGCAAGGCAGGCGTGAGCTCGTCTGGCCGGTGCTCTATCCGCTGGTGGCGATCGTCGCCTGGGCGTACCTGTCGATGCTCTGGAGCGACAACCGCGGCCTGACGGCCCGAAGACTCGTCGTCTTCACCGCGATGTGGACGAGCATCGCCGCGCTCGTCAAACACTTCCGGCCGCGCGACCTCGCGTTCGTCGTCGCGTTCTACGGCATCGTGACCCTCAGCCTGGGCCTCTACGCCGAGTGGATGCACCGCGGGCAGGCCGGCAGCCAGGTTTGGCGATTCAGCGGGACTGGCAGTCCGAATCACGCGGGTTTGAACGCGTTTCTGCTCAGCCTCGCCATGCTGCACGGCCTTGGCCGGCGTGGGTTTTTCGGGGCCGGCACGTCGTGGCGATGGCTCGTTCTGCTAGGCGCGATGGGCATTCTGTGGATGACACGGAGCCGGACGGCACTCGCGATCACGGTCACATCGCTCGGTGTGGCGGCCGCGCTGATGACGCGACCGGGCCGGGCCGTTGCGGTTGCGACCATCAGCGGGATCGCCATCGCTGGCGTCATCTTCCTCTTCCACACCGGTGTGCTCGGACCGGTCTGGGAGGCGGCGCTCATGGGTCGCGACAGCGCGAACATCCGCACGATGACGGGTCGCACCGACATCTGGGCCTTCACGCTTCAAGAGGCAACAGGCGACGTCGCCCGACTCGTCGTCGGCCACGGACACGACACGTTCTGGTCGCCCGAACGAACGCAGGCCGTCAGCCAGAAGACGGCGTTTCCGATCAGCGAGGCACACAACGCGTACCTCGAAAGCTGGATGAATCTTGGAATGATCGGGCTTTTTGCCTGGCCGATGGCGGTCGGCGGATCGGCGCTGGTGTGGCTGAGCCGCGGACGAACCGACACCGGCGTCTGGTCGGCGGATGCGGCGATGGCGATCGCGCTCTCGCTCGCCGCGCTCGTCCACGGATTTGCCGAGTCGGCCTTCACGCACGCGCAGTTCGCGACGTTCGCGCTCTTCGGCTTCTGTGCCTTCGCCGCGATCAGGCCTGCGGAACAGGAGGCGACATGACCACGCTCGCCGAGCCGCAAACCACCTGGGACGCCCCCGAGGCCGACCCGCCGACCAACCGGCACGGCGAGCTGCTGCGCGTGCTGAACGTCAACAACCACCACGCCGGCCGGGGCGGATACGAGGTCTACTTCTTCGGCCAAAACCGAATTCTCAAGGAAAACGGGCACTTTCTCAAGACGCTCGAAGCCGACAACGCCGACGTCGTTACCCTCGGCCAGAAGCTCAGCGCGTTCGCCACGTCCATCGCCTCCAAGCGGGCGGCCACGCGGATCAAGGACCTGATCGAGGAGCACCGCATCGATCTGGTCCACCTGCACAACGTGCTGCCGCTGCTCTCACCCGACGCCATCACCGGCTGCCGCCAGGCGTACGACGGCCGGGGCGTGCCGATCGTGATGAAGCTGGCGGACTACAAGCTCACCTGCCCCGCCGGCCAACACCTTCGCGACGGAAAAATCTGCACCAAGTGCCTTGGAGGCCGTGAGTACTGGGCCGGTATCCACGGGTGTCGGGAGAACCACCTCTGGAGCACCGCCTACGCCCTGAGAAATGTCGCAGCACGTCGAAGGCGAATCTTCCATGACGGCGTGACACTTTTTCTGCCGAACACGCGGTTCGTGCTCGAGCATTTCGTCGCCGCCGGGTTCGACCGCGGGCAGATGCACCTGCTGCCGAACTTCACCGACCTCCAGCCGCCAACCCAAGAGTCGCTCAACTTCGGCCAAGGCGACTACGCGTGCTATGTCGGCCGAATCAGCCCGGAGAAGGGGCTGCCGACCCTCCTCGCCGCCGCGGCGAAGACGGGCATCCCGACCAGGATCG
Protein-coding regions in this window:
- a CDS encoding polysaccharide biosynthesis C-terminal domain-containing protein; protein product: MTLVVPYESDAKEEPTRRQTMRRGLRLGLTLGDQAVVSGTNFLSNVMLAKALAKPELGVYGMAFAGLLFATEAVHALVSTPHQVLLARREKAERSIFNGSALTHALGVGLLVSGIVAIVALAGGGTTFATLAAMAWAVLLRYFVRVFCFTTGTPGWALPLDVITSVIQLGGIWILWQTGNLSATTALLTLGTANVVSASVVLLARRREFRIQWHRVLTDLSATWSLSRWIFASGIVWTVGTHGYPLLIGVVRDKSSAGIWFACYGLAAIANPLLMGITNSLGPAVANRAASGSASDLKRFVGIASLAFAGVMSVYATAAFFLGEWMLQLLYDDKYAGFGNVVGIMALVSIVHALGFASSRGLFALDAARPDFVANILALGVMLGAGTWLTWSFGIRGAAVAMVLSVATGNVYRIVCFFRRVREKAGEA
- a CDS encoding O-antigen ligase family protein, whose translation is MTTMPLTPTLADPAPSRARWLLALMIFGCFFLATQNLGSPLEWRDDGSADIASRVDRVAGGQATRQIGFLALAGFGTLGLLLPSKQGRRELVWPVLYPLVAIVAWAYLSMLWSDNRGLTARRLVVFTAMWTSIAALVKHFRPRDLAFVVAFYGIVTLSLGLYAEWMHRGQAGSQVWRFSGTGSPNHAGLNAFLLSLAMLHGLGRRGFFGAGTSWRWLVLLGAMGILWMTRSRTALAITVTSLGVAAALMTRPGRAVAVATISGIAIAGVIFLFHTGVLGPVWEAALMGRDSANIRTMTGRTDIWAFTLQEATGDVARLVVGHGHDTFWSPERTQAVSQKTAFPISEAHNAYLESWMNLGMIGLFAWPMAVGGSALVWLSRGRTDTGVWSADAAMAIALSLAALVHGFAESAFTHAQFATFALFGFCAFAAIRPAEQEAT
- a CDS encoding glycosyltransferase family 4 protein, coding for MTTLAEPQTTWDAPEADPPTNRHGELLRVLNVNNHHAGRGGYEVYFFGQNRILKENGHFLKTLEADNADVVTLGQKLSAFATSIASKRAATRIKDLIEEHRIDLVHLHNVLPLLSPDAITGCRQAYDGRGVPIVMKLADYKLTCPAGQHLRDGKICTKCLGGREYWAGIHGCRENHLWSTAYALRNVAARRRRIFHDGVTLFLPNTRFVLEHFVAAGFDRGQMHLLPNFTDLQPPTQESLNFGQGDYACYVGRISPEKGLPTLLAAAAKTGIPTRIAGNHTNMPGLAESAPANVEFVGKLDREQLVDFYRRAKFMIVPSEWYECFGISAAEAQTYGLPVIATDLGGLPEVVRNDESGLIYRAGDVDDLAAAMTNLWEDDALAARLGQGAWQRAAREFRPDVFYRRLCGAYTKAIQLHERSRRA